GGACACCTTTTTTTACAAGCCTTGCAAGAAAGGTTGCCATGGTTTGTCCTTTCCACTCTTTACCCTCTTTCGCTGCAAAAATGTCAAGTAATTCACTGGACGTAATGGGATCACCGTACTCCCATATAATTTGCATGACTTCCATTTCTGTTTCCGATAATTTTTGAAAAATCGTCATAGTATACACCTCTCCGTTTTTGATCACATGTCTGCAGTATGTCACTACACTCGTGTAGTGACATTAGTTTACTACATGAGCGTAGTGATGTCAAGGAAGTTAAAAATTTTAATATACAATCTCATCTTGAAATAAAAATAAAATGTAGCAAAAATGTAGCTTAAACCCAAATGAATGAAATTCACTCATTGACTGCTGTGGATATTAGTGCTACACTGTTCATAGAAAGAAGGTAATCCGATGGCAGGAAATAAAGAAAAATCAAAAAATGCGTTTAATCAGCAAGCGGCTACCTATGACGAAGATATCAAAGGACAACACGCGAGAAATCTATATCCAACGTTATTGGCGAAGCTGTCCGGTGTTGATTTCCACACGATTTTAGATTTAGGCTGTGGGACTGGAGCTGTTATGCAGGCCATTTTGCAAGATTTTCCTGATACACGTGTCTATGGAATTGATATTTCTGAAAACATGCTGCAAAAGGCGAAGGAGAAATTAACGGATAAAGCATCCCTGATCTTAGGGGATTCGGAACATCTGCCCTACGAAAATGAAATGTTTGAAGTGGTTTATTGCAATGACTCTTTTCATCATTACCCAGCGCCTGAAAAGGTGGCGGCAGAAGTTTATCGAGTGTTGAAACCGAAAGGGACCTTTATCATAAGTGATTGCTGGCAACCGTTTTTTAGCAGGATCATTATGAACGCATTTATGGGGTTTAGCAATGAGGGTGATGTCAAAATATATTCAAAACGAAAGATCTGTGATTTATTAGAGCTCTGTTTTCAGCAGGTCGTATGGCAAAAAGTAGATCATACTTCCTTCATTGTTTCTGCAAAAAAATAATTAAAGGAGGAGGGACTGGATATAATGGCCCGGATTTCAAAAGAACCAGAAGTAAGAAAGCAGGAAATATTAGATGCAGCAATGGTTTTGTTCTATGAAAAAGGATATGAAAAAACCTCCATGACCGATATAGCCAACAAAATAGGGGTAGCACAAGGATTATGTTATCGCTATTTTTCATCCAAAGAAGTTTTGTTTGACTGCTCCATTCAAGAATATGCAAATAGGCTGGCAGAAAAGATGAAAACAACTCTTTGTGATAATCGATTGACCCTGGCACAAAAGTTAGAACAAACCCCATCTTATCT
The genomic region above belongs to Aminipila butyrica and contains:
- a CDS encoding class I SAM-dependent methyltransferase, with translation MAGNKEKSKNAFNQQAATYDEDIKGQHARNLYPTLLAKLSGVDFHTILDLGCGTGAVMQAILQDFPDTRVYGIDISENMLQKAKEKLTDKASLILGDSEHLPYENEMFEVVYCNDSFHHYPAPEKVAAEVYRVLKPKGTFIISDCWQPFFSRIIMNAFMGFSNEGDVKIYSKRKICDLLELCFQQVVWQKVDHTSFIVSAKK
- a CDS encoding TetR/AcrR family transcriptional regulator yields the protein MARISKEPEVRKQEILDAAMVLFYEKGYEKTSMTDIANKIGVAQGLCYRYFSSKEVLFDCSIQEYANRLAEKMKTTLCDNRLTLAQKLEQTPSYLDFEEDNSVHYKLFHNENSKKIHDQLSIRVCEIMVPLVAEVFRKAKEAGEIRLADTETAASFAVYGQLGILLNEQIPSHEKITRIRAFLKFILQV